In Manis pentadactyla isolate mManPen7 chromosome 11, mManPen7.hap1, whole genome shotgun sequence, one DNA window encodes the following:
- the LOC118910299 gene encoding LOW QUALITY PROTEIN: actin-related protein 3-like (The sequence of the model RefSeq protein was modified relative to this genomic sequence to represent the inferred CDS: inserted 1 base in 1 codon) has translation MAGRLPACVVDCGTGYTKLGYAGNTEPQFIIPSCIAIKESAKVGDQAQRRVMKGVXDLDFFIGDEAIEKPTYATKWPIGHGIVEDWDLMERFMEQVIFKYLRAEPEDHYFLLTEPPLNTPENREYTAEIMFESFNVPGLYIAVQAVLALAASWTSRQVGERTLTGTVVDSGDGVTHVIPVAEGYVIGSCIKHIPIAGRYITYFIQQLLRDREVGIPPEQSLETAKAVKERYSYVCPDLVKEFNKYDTDGSKWIKQYTGINAISKKEFSIDVGYERFLGPEIFFHPEFANPDFTQPISEVVDEVIQNCPIDVRRPLYKNIVLSGGSTMFRDFGRRLQRDLKRTVDARLKLSEELSGGRLKPKPIDVQVIIHHMQQYAVWFGGSMLASTPEFYQVCHTKKDYEEIGPSICRHNPVFGVMS, from the exons ATGGCGGGACGGCTGCCGGCCTGTGTGGTGGACTGTGGCACAGGGTACACAAAACTAGGATATGCTGGAAATACAGAACCACAGTTTATCATCCCTTCCTGCATTGCTATTAAGGAGTCAGCAAAAGTGGGTGATCAAGCTCAAAGGAGGGTGATGAAAGGTG ATGACCTAGACTTCTTCATTGGTGATGAAGCAATAGAAAAACCTACATATGCAACAAAGTGGCCAATCGGCCATGGTATAGTTGAAGATTGGGACTTGATGGAAAGGTTTATGGAGCAGGtgatctttaaatatttaagggcAGAACCTGAagatcattattttcttttgactGAACCTCCACTAAATACTCCAGAAAACAGGGAATATACTGCTGAAATAATGTTTGAGTCCTTCAATGTTCCCGGCTTGTACATTGCTGTGCAGGCTGTTCTTGCCTTAGCTGCATCCTGGACCTCAAGACAAGTAGGAGAACGGACATTGACTGGTACGGTAGTAGACAGTGGAGATGGTGTCACTCATGTCATTCCTGTGGCTGAAGGGTATGTGATTGGCAGCTGTATCAAGCACATTCCAATTGCAGGACGatatataacatattttattCAGCAATTGCTGAGAGACCGAGAAGTAGGAATCCCTCCAGAGCAATCCTTGGAAACTGCTAAGGCAGTAAAGGAGCGCTATAGTTATGTCTGCCCAGATTTAGTAAAAGAATTTAATAAGTATGACACAGATGGATCAAAGTGGATTAAACAGTACACTGGAATCAATGCCATCTCAAAGAAAGAATTTTCCATTGATGTTGGTTATGAAAGATTCTTGGGacctgaaatattttttcatccAGAGTTTGCTAATCCAGACTTTACTCAACCTATCTCAGAAGTTGTAGATGAAGTAATTCAGAATTGTCCTATTGATGTCAGACGCCCTCTCTACAAGAATATTGTCCTCTCTGGAGGTTCAACCATGTTCAGGGACTTTGGACGTCGCTTGCAGAGAGATCTGAAAAGAACTGTAGATGCCAGGCTGAAATTAAGTGAAGAATTGAGTGGTGGTAGATTGAAGCCAAAACCTATTGATGTACAAGTCATTATACACCACATGCAGCAATATGCAGTTTGGTTTGGAGGATCGATGCTGGCTTCCACGCCTGAGTTCTACCAAGTATGCCACACCAAAAAGGATTATGAAGAAATTGGACCTAGCATTTGTCGTCACAATCCAGTGTTTGGAGTCATGTCGTAA